From the Devosia sp. FJ2-5-3 genome, the window CGGCCAGATCGCCATCGTGCAGCAGGAGCCGATCCTGTTCCACCGGACGCTGGCCGAGAACATCGCCTATGCAAGGCCCGAGGCCGGCCGGGCCGAAATCATCGAGGCGGCCAAGCAGGCCAATGCGCATGATTTCATCATGAGCCTGCCGCGTCAGTACGAGACCTTGGTGGGCGAGCGCGGGGTGAAGCTCTCGGGTGGCGAACGCCAGCGCGTCGCCATTGCCCGGGCCTTCCTCGCCGATGCGCCGGTGCTCATCCTTGATGAGGCGACGTCGAGCCTGGACAGTGAAAGCGAGATGCTGATCCAGCAGGCCATGGAGCGGCTGATGCAGGGACGCACGACCCTCGTCATCGCCCATCGCCTGTCCACTGTGGTGGCCCTCGACCGGCTCCTCGTCTTCGACAAGGGCAGGATCGTCGAGGAAGGCGATCACAACGCGCTCATCCGGCTCAATGGCGGGATCTATCGCCGCCTCTTCGAGCGCCAGGCGCTCGAACTCACCAAGGGCCTCGTGGCCTAAAAGCAAAAAACCCGCGGAGCGATCCGCGGGCTTTTTTGTATTTTAGGGAAGAAGAACGTCGACCCGCAGCCCCTCGCCGAGCTTGCTCCTGATCGACACCTGCCCATGATGGCGCTGGACGATGTGCTTGACGATGGCAAGGCCAAGGCCGGTGCCCTTCTTCTTGCGGCTGGTTTCCGCATCGATCCGATAAAAGCGCTCGGTCATGCGGGGCACATGCTCGGGCTCGACGCCCGGCCCATGATCGGTGACGCTAACCAGGTGACGCAGATTTCCGCGTTCGATTTCTGACAGCTCCACCTCGACGCTTTTGCCCCCCGCGCCATATTTGATAGCGTTTTCGATGAGGTTTTCGAACACTTCATAGAGCTGGCCCCGGTCGCCGCTCACCGTCACCGGTTCGTCCGGCAGGCGCAATCTCACCTCGATTTCGGCCGCGGCGGCCTGGGTCTGGAGGCCCTCGCGCACTTCGCGCAGCAGTCCCGCCAGTTCCACCGTGCCCGTGGGCCGCATATGCTGGTACATCTCGATGCGCGACAGGCTCAGCATATCGTCGATCAGCCGGCTCATGCGGTCTGCCTGGGTCCGCATGATGCCCAGAAACTTCTCGCGCGCCGCCGCGTCCTTGGCGGCGGGTCCCAGCAGCGTATCGATGAAGCCGACAAGCGAGGCCAGCGGCGTGCGCAATTCATGGCTGGCATTGGCGATGAAATCGCTGCGCATGGCGTCGACGCGCTTGAGCGCGGTAAGACTCTGGAACGTCACCAGCAATCGGCGTTCTGTTTCCACCGTCCAATCCATGCCCGGCGGGCGGAGCGGGGCGACGACGACACGATCCCAGGTTTCGTTGGGAATGGTCTGGTGCAGCTCGAAGCTCTTTAGCTGTCCGCTGCCGAGCGCGCCTTCGACGGCGCGCATCAGCTCGGGATTGCGCAGCACCAGGGTCAGGACCTGGCCATCCTGCAGATTGGGAAACTGTCGGACCGCCGCGCCATTGCGATAGATCACCGCCCCGCGCTGGTCGAGCAGAAGGGCGGGATCACCCAGCGCCTCGGCCGTCGCGGCAATTGTCTGCTCAGGCTGCAGCCTTGCGCGTTCGGGGCCAAGGCTTTGCGCGGCATCGGCGCGCTCTGCCGCGATCGGGGTTGGCACGATGCCCACCAGTCCGACGAAAAGCACAAATCCGATCAGGGCGATGTCGCCCTGCAGGCCACCGAAGATCACGAAGGCGGCGATCAGTCCGGCCAGCGCCACCAGCAGGCCGAGCTGGGCCTGCAAGCGGGCCAGGAACAGCGCGAAACCGACGACCTTGCGGGGCATGCCTGCATCATCCATGTCGGGCCGCCTCCTCAAACCGTTTCATCCACCACTTGTGCGCGCGTGCCGTTTCTAGCACGCTCATTGTAACAATGGAGCGACAGCGTGACCGACCCCTTCGAGAGCTTCGACATTGACGACCCCCAGCTGCCCAAAGCCATCAAGCGGGCGGCGCTCACCTCCGGTGGCTTTCCCTATGACGAAGCCATGGATGAGGAGGAGTATGACACGCAGATCTATGCGCTGCAAAAGCAGCTGGTGCTGCTGCAGGCCCATATGGCGCGGGCGGGCGAGCGGACCGTGGTGGTGTTTGAAGGCCGCGACGCCGCCGGCAAGGGCGGCACCATCAAGCGCATCCTCGAGAACCTCAATCCGCGCTACAATCTCATCGCGGCCCTGCCAAAGCCGAACGATCGCGAACGCACCCAATGGTATTTCCAGCGCTATATCGACTGGCTGCCGGCCGCCGGTGAAATGGTGCTGTTCGACCGCTCCTGGTACAACCGCGCCGGGGTCGAACCGGTCATGGGGTTCTGCACGCCTGAGGAAACCGAGATCTTCCTCGAAGAGGCCCCGGCCTTCGAAAAGCGCCTGACCCGGGACGGGATAAAACTCTTCAAATTCTGGCTGTCGATCGGTCGTGAGATGCAATTGAAGCGTTTCCACGACCGGCGGCACGATCCCCTGAAAACCTGGAAGCTCTCCCCGGTCGATCTTGAGGCGCTCAACAAATGGGACGACTATTCCCGCGCCCGTGACACCATGCTCAAGCGCACCGACAGCGTCCACGCGCCCTGGACCGTGATCCGCGCCAACGACAAGATGCGCACCCGCCTCAACGTCATCCGCACCATCCTCTCGGGCTTTGAATTCGACGGCAAGGACGACAAGGAAATCGGCAAGATTGACCGCAAGATCGTCCTCAGCGCCGAAGAGTTTTTGGCCGTGAAGGGAGAATAGCGGAAGGCGGCAAGATCGAGGTTGGCACCTGGCTCACTAATTACCTCCTACCGGGCCAAGCACTCGATGAAACCCCTCCCCCTACCCAGGGGGAGGTTGGGTGGGGGTTCTCTCCCCAAACTCCGGCTAGCCCAGCAGCCCCTTGTCGACCAGCGCACCCTTGTGCCCGATCACCACGCCGGCCACGCGATGCGCGTTTGCGGCGGCCTCTTCGATGGACTTGCCCATCAGCCGCGCCGAGAGATAGCCGCCATTGAAGCTGTCGCCGGCCCCCGTCGCATCGACCACGCTTTTCGCCGGCGGCGGGGCCATCTTCACCCGTTCACTGGCCGTCGCTATCAGTGCCTCTTTCGAGCCGTCCTTGACCACCACTTCCTCGACGCCGAGCTCGAGATAGCGCTCTGCGGTCTCCTCCACCGATTTGTCGCCAAAGAGCGGCGCCTCATCCGAATGGGTCGGCAGGACGATATCGCAGAGGCTCGCCGCCGCCGTCAGCACCGAAGCCATGACGCGCTCGCTCGACCACAGCGCCGGCCGCAGATTGGTGTCGAAGGCGATTTTCGCGCCATTGTCCCGCGCCTTGACGATCGCGCCGAGCAATCGCCCCCGCGCCTTTGGCGCCAGAATGGCGAGGGTAATGCCGGAAAAATAGACAAGGCTCGCCCCGTCCACCGCCTTGCTCAGTGCCTCCTTGTCGTCGGCGAGGAGCTTTGCCGCCGAATTATCGCGCCAATAGGTAAAATGCCGGTCGCCCTTGTCCTGGTGGATCATGTAGAGGCCAGGCCGGCGGCTCGGTATGGTCTGGATGTGATCGGTGCCGATGTCGTTGGCCTTGAGGAAGGCGCGGATATCGTCCGAATAGCGGTCTGCGCCCAGCGCCGTGGCATAATCGACCCTGAAATCGTCTCCGAGCAGCGCCCGCAAATACCAGGCCGTGTTCAGCGTATCTCCGGCATAGCCCAGGCGATAAAGGCGGTCCTCGCCCCCGCTCATCTCGATCATGCATTCGCCAATGCTGACGATCCGCTTGCCTGCCATGCGCAAAACTCCCTCACCACCATACAAGGCTTATGCCGGTCCAGTCTTGCTCCGGCAAGACCCGCGCCCTACACCTGACTAAAGGCGCAGCATCTTCCATACAAGATCGAAAATCACTATGCTGCGGCCCATTCAGCTTGCCCGGAGACGAACTTGACCAGCGCGCGCCTCAGCCCCACCACTCTCGCCGGCCTCACGGCCGGCACCGCTGTGCCCCGATATGACCGCGCCAGCGTCACCCCCGGCATTGTCCATCTGGGCATCGGCGCCTTCCACCGGGCGCATATGGCGGTTTATGTCGACGATCTCCTGGCGGACGACCCGAGCTGGGGCATTGTCGGGGCGAGCCTCCGTCGTCCGGACACCAGGGATGCGCTCGAGCCGCAGGACGGGCTCTATACCATTGCCGTGCGCGATGCCTCCGGCACCCGTCCGCGCGTCATCGGCTCGATCCTTTCGGTGATGGACGCCAATGCGGAACGCGAGGACCTTCTCGCCCTGATGGCCAGCCCCGCTATCCGCATCGTCTCGCTCACCGTCACGGAAAAGGGCTATTGCCACGATCCCGCCAATGGCGAGCTCGATGAACGCCATCCCGACATCGTCCACGACCTTGCCCATCCCAATGCGCCGAAATCCGCGCCGGGCATGCTGGTGGAAGCGCTCGCCCGCCGCAAGGCCGCCGGCATCGCCCCGTTCACGGTGATGAGCTGCGACAACCTTCCCTCCAATGGCGAGACCGCAAAACGCATCGTCACCCGCTTTGCTAGGCTCCGCGATGCGGATCTGGGGGAATGGGTGAAATCGGTCGCCTTCCCCTCAATCATGGTGGATCGCATCGTGCCTTCGACCACCGACGCCGACCGCGCCGAAGTCGCTGCCTTGATCGGCGCCGAGGATGCCTGGCCGATCATGACCGAGCCCTTCACCCAATGGGTGATCGAGGATCATTTCCCCGCCGGCCGCCCCGCCTTCGAAAAGGTCGGCGCGCAGATGGTTAGGGATGTCGAGCCGTTCGAATTGATGAAGCTCAGAATGCTCAACGGTTCGCACTCGACCATGGCCTATCTCGGCTATCTCGGGGGCTATGAGTACATTTCCGAAGTCATGGGCGATCCGGCCTATGTCAAACTCATCCATGGCCTCATGACCGAAGAGGCCATGCCGACGCTCGACATGCCCGGCACCGATCTCGGCTGGTATCGCGACGAACTGCTCGAGCGCTTCCGCAACCCGGCCCTCAAGCACCGCACCTGGCAGATCGCCATGGATGGCAGCCAAAAACTGCCGCAGCGCCTCCTCGGCACCATTCGCGACCGCCTCAAGGCCGGCGAGCCCTTCCCCCGCCTCGCCCTCGGCGTCGCCGCCTGGATGCGCTATGTCACCGGCATTGCCGAGGACGGCAGCGAGATCGACGTCAGGGATCCCCACGCCCTCAAGATGATGGCCATCGCCACCGATGCCGGCGACGATCCGGAAGCGCTCTACGAAGGCCTCGTCGCCCTCACCGAAGTGTTCGGCACCGACCTCGCCGACAATGCCGAGTTCCGCGAGACCGTCATCGAAATGCTCGACAGCCTCTTTGAGGAAGGCGCGCGCGGCACTGTCGAGGATCTGGTGGACTAAACACCCCACCCGACCTCCCCCTTTCAAGGGGGAGGAGCACTTCAGTGGCTCCCGACCCCTCCACAAACGCGATCCGTCCCTCCCCCTATCAGGGGGAGGCTAGGAGGGGGTATTCCAAGGCGAGTCCCTAAACCCGCCCCTCCAGCGCCCGATCAAAAATCTCGAGCGCCCGCTCCCGCGTCAGCTCAACCGGATTGCCCCCCGCCGTCGGATCCACGATCGCCATGTCGGCGATCTGCTCGCGTTTTTCCTCCCCCACGCCAAAATCCCTCAGCGTATGCGGTACGTCGAGCCGCAGGCGCAGCCCGACAATGGCATGGAGGAAGGCGTCAAAGCTCGGCGTCAGGCCGAGATAGGCGGCGAGCCGCGCGATCCTGCCCTCGATGGCCGATTTATTGGATATCAGTACATAGGGCATGAACACCGCATTGGTCATGCCGTGATGGGTGTCGTAAAGCGCGCCCACCGGATGGCTCAGCGCATGAATGCCCCCCAGCCCCTTCTGGAAGGCCGTCGCGCCCATCGCCGCGGCGCTCATCATATGGCCGCGCGCTTCGATGTCACCGGGGTTGGACACAACCCTGGGCAGGTTCTCGAAAACGAGCCTTATGCCCTCCACGGCAATGCCATCAGCCATGGGGTGATAGCCCGGCGCACAATAGGCTTCGAGGCAATGGGCCAGCGCATCCATGCCGGTGCCGACGGTGATGAAGGTGGGCAGGCCGATTGTCAGTTCGGGGTCGGCAATGACGATTTTCGGCATCATCAGGGGGTGAAAGATCACCTTCTTGGTGTGCGTAGCCGCATCGGTGATCACCCCCGCGCGCCCCACTTCCGAACCGGTTCCGGCCGTGGTCGGCACGGCGATTATGGGCAGGATCCCCGCGGGGTCGGCCCGCGTCCACCAATCGCCGATATCCTCGAAGTCCCACATCGGCCGCGTCTGCCCAGCCATGAAGGCGATGACCTTGCCGGTATCGAGCCCAGAGCCGCCGCCAAAGGCGATCACCCCGTCATGCCCGCCCGCGCGCAGCACCTTGATCCCCGCCTCGACATTGGCCGCCACCGGGTTCGGCTTGACCTCCGAGAAGAGGCCCACTTCGATCCCCTGCCCCCTGAGGTCGGCCAGCACATTCTGCGTCACCGGCAGGCCGGCAAGCCCGGCATCGGTCACCAGAAGCGGCTTTCTGATGCCCACAGCCGCCAGCGCCTCGGGCAATTCGGAAATCCGTCCCGCGCCAAAGCGCACGGCCGTGGGATAATTCCAGTTTGCTTTGGTCATGGCACAATGCCCTCACTCTCACCGGGTCATTCCCGCGAAAGCGGGAACCCCTGTTGTCGAAACGGAGGTCTCCGCTTTCGCGGGGATGACACCGTATGTGTTGATGCGCGCTCCAGCGCCCTCACACGCGCCGCAGATGAAAACTCTTGGGCTGGGTGAGATTATGGTAGCCGATCTCGCTCAGCGCCCCGCCCCGCCCCGTATCCTTCACTCCGGTCCAAACGAGCGCGGGGTCGAGATAGTCGCATCGATTGGCAAAAACCGTCCCGGTTTCGAGAGCAGCCCCGATCCGCCCCGCCGCTTCGAGATCATCCGTCCAGATCGAGGCGGTGAGCCCATAGGGGCTGTCATTCATCAGCCCGACCGCCTCTTCGTCGTCGGCCACTTTCATGATCCCGACCACCGGCCCGAAACTCTCCTCGCGCATGATGCTCATCTGGTGGTTGACGCCGGTTAGCACTTCGGGCGCCAACCAGGGCGAGCCCTCGCGGTCGCGTTCATGGGCCCAGTTTAGATGCCGGCTGGCCCCGGCCCGTGCGGCCTCCTCGGTCTGCCGGCGCACATGATCGGCAAAGCTCCCCCGCGCCATCGGCCCGACGATCGTCGCCGGATCAAGCGGATCGCCCAGCGTCCAGCCGCGCGCCTGCCCGACGAAACGGTCGACAAAACCGTCATAGACATCTTCGTGCACATAGATGCGTTCGACCCCGCAGCAGGATTGCCCGGAATTGAAAAAACTCCCGTCGACGAGGTTTTCGGCGGCAAAATCGAGGTTCGCATCGGCCCGCACATAGGCCGGGTCCTTGCCGCCCAGCTCCAGCCCCAGCGAGGCGAACGTCCCCGCCGCCGCCCGCTCGATCCGCCGCCCCGCCTCAACCGAGCCGGTGAAATTGATGTGCTCGATCAGCCCCGATCCCACCAGTTTTTCCGTTTCCGCATGCCCCATGACGAGGTTCTGGAACACGCCCTCCGGCAGGCCTGCCATCCGCGCCGCCGCGCCAAAACGCTCGCCGGCCAGCAGCGTCTGGCTGGCATGTTTCAAGAGCACCACATTGCCCGCCGCCAGCGCCGGAATGATGGAATTGACCGCCGTCAGAAACGGATAATTCCAGGGCGCGATCACCAGCACCACGCCCAGCGGCTCGCGGGTGATATAGCGCACGAACCCGTCCTGTTCCGGCCGCATCAGCGGCGCGAGGCTCTCCCCTGCAATGGCCAGCATGTGCCGGCTGCGCTCCTCGACACCCCGCTTTTCCCCGCCATAGCGGATGGGCCGCCCCATCTGCCAGGCCAGTTCGGGCGTAATCTCGTCATTCATGGCGATAAGCGCGTCGACCATTTTGTCCACCAGCGCCACCCGTTCGGCAAGCGCCAGCAGGCGCCAATCCCGCTGCGCCGCCTTGGCGCGGCTCACCGCCCGATCAATGGCGTCCCCGTCGAGCGTTTGCCGTTCGGCAAAGACTTTTCCGTCCACCGGGGAAATGATCTGCACTGTCTCGGTCATTTTCGCCTCCCCTCTTAGCTGCGCTCGAAGCCGCGCAGGCGCTCCCAGTCGGTCACCCGCCGGTCATATTCGAACTGCTCCCAGTCGCCGGTGTGGACATAGTGCCCGACGACATCCGGCCCGAACGCCTCTTCCAGCATTTTCGATTGCTTGAGGCCCGCAATGGCGTCGCGCAGCGTCTTGTGCACCTCGCGCAGCTCCCCTTGGGCATAGGCGTCGCCGGAAAAACCGGGCTCGAGCAAGAGCTTATCCTCGATCCCCTTGATCCCCGCCGCCAGCAGCGCGGCAAAGGCGAGATAGGGGTTCAGATCCGCCCCGCCGATCCGGCACTCGACGCGGATTCCCCTGGTGTTTTCCCCACAGAGCCGAAATCCCGCCGTGCGATTGTCCCGGCTCCAGATCGCCTTGGTGGGCGCAAAGGTGCCGACCTGAAAGCGCTTGTAGGAATTGATATAGGGCGCCAGGAAATAGGTGATGTCGCCGGCATAGGTCAGGAGGCCCGCCATGAAATGCTTCATCAGCCCCGACATGCCCAATTCGTCCGAGGCGTCGACAAACTGGTTCTGCCCGTCCTTTGCGAGGGACATGTGGATATGCGCCGACGATCCGGCGAGATCGAACGCCCATTTGGCCATGAAGGTGACGGCCTTGCCCTCGGCGTAAGCGATCTCCTTGGTGGCATTCTTGATCACCACATGCCGATCCGCCATGGTCAGCGCCTCGGCGTAGCGGACATTGATCTCCTCCTGCCCCGGCCCCCATTCGCCCTTGGAGTTCTCGACCGGAATGCCGGAGGCATGCAGTGCATTGCGCAGCGTACGCATCACCCCTTCTTCCTTGGTGGTCTGGAAGATGTGGTAGTCCTCGATGTAGTAGCCGGCCGGCTTGAGGTCGCGATACCCCTTCTCATGGGCGGCGCGAAAACTGTCCTCGAAGAGATAAAATTCAAGCTCGCTGGCGAAATTGGCCGACAGCCCCATGGCCTCGAGCCGCGCCAGCTGGCGCTTCAGCACATTGCGGGGCGCATGCGGCACCGGCTCATGGTGATGGTCGAGCGCATCGGCGATGACCAGCGCCGTGCCCTCGAGCCAGGTGCATTTCATCAGCGTGGAGAGGTCCGGCTTGATGACGAAATCGCCATAGCCCTTCTTCCAATTGGCCGCCGCATAGCCGGGCACCGGCTCCATGTCGATATCGTCGGCGAGGAGATAGTCGCAGCCATGGGTTTCCTCCATGGCCGTTTCGAGGAAGAATTCGGCGAGGAAGCGCTTGCCGATCAGCCGTCCCTGCATGTCGGGAAAGGCGACGAGCACCGTATCGATCCGGCCGGCAGCCACATCCTCCCGCAGATTTTCAAGCGAATATACCAATCGGGTCCCCTCTCCCATTTTCCCCTGGCCCCGCCCTCTCCCTAGGGCCGCGCGGTCAAACGCCTCCGACGCGCCTCGGTCAGGCTCCGGGCCAGCAGGTCCGCCCAATAGGAGACGCCCTCGCTCGAGAGGATCTCGTCATTGCGCAATTCGATCATCGTGGCCTCGAGCCCGCGCCCGTCGCCGTGCTTTTCGAGCGTCAGCGTCACCCCGTTGAGGGCGGCATAGGGCTGGTTCCAGCCGATATCGAGTTCGGGTGCCGCTTCTGCCAATGCATCGCGCAGGGCCTCGGTGAAAGCCGTGTCGCGCCCATGCAGGAGCCCGATCGGCCAGGGGCGGGCGACGCCATGATAGACCGGCGTGAAGGAATGCATGCAGACCAGAACCGATTCCATCCCCGCGTGCCGTCGCATTTCAAGGAGGTCCTCGATGGCGCGATGATAGGGTCGGTGAAAATGCTCGATCCGGTAGCGCCGCTCGTCTTCGGAAAGGTTTTCGTTGCCCGGAATGCGCGTTGCCTCGGACAGCGTCCAGATCAGATCGGGCGCATTGAGATCGCGATTGGTGTCGATGACCAGGCGGGAAACGCCGGACCAGACGAGGGGCGCATCGAGCGCCTCGGTCAGCGCCCGGCTCACCGCCAGCGCGCCGGGATCCCAGGCAATGTGGCTCACCCGCTCGATCGGCGTCAGCCCGAGATCGCCATAGATTTCGGGAATGAAATTGGAGGCGTGGTCACACACGACGACAAAGGGCGAAGCGCCCCGCGCATTGTTCACCGTCACCGCTTTTTCTTCACCTGCGATCATGGTTCCCAATAGTTTCTCACCCTTTGTCCAAGCAGGTGCCCAATCGCCGCCAGTGTCAATATCGAAAAACGAGGCCACCCATTTGCCCA encodes:
- a CDS encoding ATP-binding protein, translated to MDDAGMPRKVVGFALFLARLQAQLGLLVALAGLIAAFVIFGGLQGDIALIGFVLFVGLVGIVPTPIAAERADAAQSLGPERARLQPEQTIAATAEALGDPALLLDQRGAVIYRNGAAVRQFPNLQDGQVLTLVLRNPELMRAVEGALGSGQLKSFELHQTIPNETWDRVVVAPLRPPGMDWTVETERRLLVTFQSLTALKRVDAMRSDFIANASHELRTPLASLVGFIDTLLGPAAKDAAAREKFLGIMRTQADRMSRLIDDMLSLSRIEMYQHMRPTGTVELAGLLREVREGLQTQAAAAEIEVRLRLPDEPVTVSGDRGQLYEVFENLIENAIKYGAGGKSVEVELSEIERGNLRHLVSVTDHGPGVEPEHVPRMTERFYRIDAETSRKKKGTGLGLAIVKHIVQRHHGQVSIRSKLGEGLRVDVLLP
- the ppk2 gene encoding polyphosphate kinase 2, translated to MTDPFESFDIDDPQLPKAIKRAALTSGGFPYDEAMDEEEYDTQIYALQKQLVLLQAHMARAGERTVVVFEGRDAAGKGGTIKRILENLNPRYNLIAALPKPNDRERTQWYFQRYIDWLPAAGEMVLFDRSWYNRAGVEPVMGFCTPEETEIFLEEAPAFEKRLTRDGIKLFKFWLSIGREMQLKRFHDRRHDPLKTWKLSPVDLEALNKWDDYSRARDTMLKRTDSVHAPWTVIRANDKMRTRLNVIRTILSGFEFDGKDDKEIGKIDRKIVLSAEEFLAVKGE
- a CDS encoding sugar kinase; this translates as MAGKRIVSIGECMIEMSGGEDRLYRLGYAGDTLNTAWYLRALLGDDFRVDYATALGADRYSDDIRAFLKANDIGTDHIQTIPSRRPGLYMIHQDKGDRHFTYWRDNSAAKLLADDKEALSKAVDGASLVYFSGITLAILAPKARGRLLGAIVKARDNGAKIAFDTNLRPALWSSERVMASVLTAAASLCDIVLPTHSDEAPLFGDKSVEETAERYLELGVEEVVVKDGSKEALIATASERVKMAPPPAKSVVDATGAGDSFNGGYLSARLMGKSIEEAAANAHRVAGVVIGHKGALVDKGLLG
- a CDS encoding mannitol dehydrogenase family protein → MTSARLSPTTLAGLTAGTAVPRYDRASVTPGIVHLGIGAFHRAHMAVYVDDLLADDPSWGIVGASLRRPDTRDALEPQDGLYTIAVRDASGTRPRVIGSILSVMDANAEREDLLALMASPAIRIVSLTVTEKGYCHDPANGELDERHPDIVHDLAHPNAPKSAPGMLVEALARRKAAGIAPFTVMSCDNLPSNGETAKRIVTRFARLRDADLGEWVKSVAFPSIMVDRIVPSTTDADRAEVAALIGAEDAWPIMTEPFTQWVIEDHFPAGRPAFEKVGAQMVRDVEPFELMKLRMLNGSHSTMAYLGYLGGYEYISEVMGDPAYVKLIHGLMTEEAMPTLDMPGTDLGWYRDELLERFRNPALKHRTWQIAMDGSQKLPQRLLGTIRDRLKAGEPFPRLALGVAAWMRYVTGIAEDGSEIDVRDPHALKMMAIATDAGDDPEALYEGLVALTEVFGTDLADNAEFRETVIEMLDSLFEEGARGTVEDLVD
- a CDS encoding iron-containing alcohol dehydrogenase, giving the protein MTKANWNYPTAVRFGAGRISELPEALAAVGIRKPLLVTDAGLAGLPVTQNVLADLRGQGIEVGLFSEVKPNPVAANVEAGIKVLRAGGHDGVIAFGGGSGLDTGKVIAFMAGQTRPMWDFEDIGDWWTRADPAGILPIIAVPTTAGTGSEVGRAGVITDAATHTKKVIFHPLMMPKIVIADPELTIGLPTFITVGTGMDALAHCLEAYCAPGYHPMADGIAVEGIRLVFENLPRVVSNPGDIEARGHMMSAAAMGATAFQKGLGGIHALSHPVGALYDTHHGMTNAVFMPYVLISNKSAIEGRIARLAAYLGLTPSFDAFLHAIVGLRLRLDVPHTLRDFGVGEEKREQIADMAIVDPTAGGNPVELTRERALEIFDRALEGRV
- a CDS encoding aldehyde dehydrogenase family protein, encoding MTETVQIISPVDGKVFAERQTLDGDAIDRAVSRAKAAQRDWRLLALAERVALVDKMVDALIAMNDEITPELAWQMGRPIRYGGEKRGVEERSRHMLAIAGESLAPLMRPEQDGFVRYITREPLGVVLVIAPWNYPFLTAVNSIIPALAAGNVVLLKHASQTLLAGERFGAAARMAGLPEGVFQNLVMGHAETEKLVGSGLIEHINFTGSVEAGRRIERAAAGTFASLGLELGGKDPAYVRADANLDFAAENLVDGSFFNSGQSCCGVERIYVHEDVYDGFVDRFVGQARGWTLGDPLDPATIVGPMARGSFADHVRRQTEEAARAGASRHLNWAHERDREGSPWLAPEVLTGVNHQMSIMREESFGPVVGIMKVADDEEAVGLMNDSPYGLTASIWTDDLEAAGRIGAALETGTVFANRCDYLDPALVWTGVKDTGRGGALSEIGYHNLTQPKSFHLRRV
- a CDS encoding glutamine synthetase family protein, giving the protein MVYSLENLREDVAAGRIDTVLVAFPDMQGRLIGKRFLAEFFLETAMEETHGCDYLLADDIDMEPVPGYAAANWKKGYGDFVIKPDLSTLMKCTWLEGTALVIADALDHHHEPVPHAPRNVLKRQLARLEAMGLSANFASELEFYLFEDSFRAAHEKGYRDLKPAGYYIEDYHIFQTTKEEGVMRTLRNALHASGIPVENSKGEWGPGQEEINVRYAEALTMADRHVVIKNATKEIAYAEGKAVTFMAKWAFDLAGSSAHIHMSLAKDGQNQFVDASDELGMSGLMKHFMAGLLTYAGDITYFLAPYINSYKRFQVGTFAPTKAIWSRDNRTAGFRLCGENTRGIRVECRIGGADLNPYLAFAALLAAGIKGIEDKLLLEPGFSGDAYAQGELREVHKTLRDAIAGLKQSKMLEEAFGPDVVGHYVHTGDWEQFEYDRRVTDWERLRGFERS
- a CDS encoding N-formylglutamate amidohydrolase, encoding MIAGEEKAVTVNNARGASPFVVVCDHASNFIPEIYGDLGLTPIERVSHIAWDPGALAVSRALTEALDAPLVWSGVSRLVIDTNRDLNAPDLIWTLSEATRIPGNENLSEDERRYRIEHFHRPYHRAIEDLLEMRRHAGMESVLVCMHSFTPVYHGVARPWPIGLLHGRDTAFTEALRDALAEAAPELDIGWNQPYAALNGVTLTLEKHGDGRGLEATMIELRNDEILSSEGVSYWADLLARSLTEARRRRLTARP